Below is a genomic region from Blastocatellia bacterium.
TCAATTCTTCCATGAACCGGTGCACGAGAGCGTCGCGATCTAATCCCTTCGGTGATGACCACCGATCCTGAGCGGCTTCGGCGCGACCAACGGTTATGGCATGTGCTCGTTGAGCGATCGCCAGGTTATCCCGAATGGCCGTGAGAATAGCGTGTTTGTATCCCCCGTGTGTCATCATTTTTCGGTGCGGTGAGAAAGGTCCTTCCATCGCTTGCGGAACGGCTGGGGCGCAAGTGGGGGCAGATCGCGATCTTTCGTCCATTCGGAGAAGGGATAGAGCGGCAGTCTCCGGATTCTTCCGTCGGCGACGAAAAGTTTCTGCGCCCAGCGCGCGAGGGTTGCGGCCAGCCGATACCGTCGCTCGCTCATCATCACAAAGGCCCACAGGGCCATGCCCACCCGTTCTCGCCAGGCGGGACGGGGGCGCTGGTCGGGTGTCCCTTCAATGGCCCGGTGACGCAACGCGAGCAACAGTCGGGGGAAATCAATCCCCACCGGGCAGGCATCCCGACAGGCACCACAGAGCGAAGAAGCGAACGGCAACTGACCCGCCTGACGCAAACCGACCAGTTGTGGTGTGAGAATCGCGCCAATCGGCCCCGAATAGACCCATCCGTAGGCGTGGCCGCCGATCGTACGATAGACCGGGCAGACATTCAAACATGCGCCGCAGTGGATGCAGGCGAGCGCCTGTCGCAGGTCGGGGTCAGCCAGCATCGCCGAGCGCCCGTTATCCACAATCACAACGTGCAGCTCGTCGGGTCCATCGGGTTCGTCGGGCCGTCGCGGGCCGGTGAGCAACGACACGTAGGCCGACATCTTCTGACCGGTGGCGCTGCGTGGAAGGAGTCGCAGGAAAACGGCCAGATCATCCCATCGCGGGATGACCTTCTCGATTCCCATCAGGGCCACATGAACCTCCGGCAGGGACGTGCTCAGGCGGATATTTCCTTCGTTTTCCACCAGGACGATGGTTCCCGTCTCGGCGACGGCGAAGTTCACGCCCGAGATTCCCAGACCCGCCCGATGAAATTTTTCGCGCAGTGTGCGCCGCGCTGTGCGCGTCAGTTCCTCGATGTCGTCGCTCACGGTGGTACCGAGCGCGTTTCTGAACAATTCGGCGACCTGCTCTTTGCTCTTGTGAATGGCCGGAGCGATGATGTGCGACGGGGGTTCGTGGGCGAGTTGAACGATGTATTCCCCGAGATCGGTCTCCACCGGCGTGATGCCTGCTCGCTCCAGGGCATCGTTCAAGCTGATCTCTTCGGTCAGCATGGACTTGCCCTTGACGGCGAGCGTGACGCCGTGTCGCCGGGCCAGTTCCACGACATACCGACAGGCGGATTCTCCATCGGGCGCCCAGAACACATGCCCGCCAGCAGCTACGACGCGCTCGGCGAACTCTTCGAGGTACCGATCGAGATGTTCGAGTGTATGTCTTTTAATCTCTTGGGCCCGCTGTCGCAGCTCGTGCCAGTCGGGCATCTCGCTCAGGGCGCGTTGTCGCTTCTCCGAGAAATTCCTCGTCGCCCGGCGGAGAGCGCGCCGAAGCGTCTCATC
It encodes:
- a CDS encoding LutB/LldF family L-lactate oxidation iron-sulfur protein: MRPAETTMKVTCDHFLDNVRAALADETLRRALRRATRNFSEKRQRALSEMPDWHELRQRAQEIKRHTLEHLDRYLEEFAERVVAAGGHVFWAPDGESACRYVVELARRHGVTLAVKGKSMLTEEISLNDALERAGITPVETDLGEYIVQLAHEPPSHIIAPAIHKSKEQVAELFRNALGTTVSDDIEELTRTARRTLREKFHRAGLGISGVNFAVAETGTIVLVENEGNIRLSTSLPEVHVALMGIEKVIPRWDDLAVFLRLLPRSATGQKMSAYVSLLTGPRRPDEPDGPDELHVVIVDNGRSAMLADPDLRQALACIHCGACLNVCPVYRTIGGHAYGWVYSGPIGAILTPQLVGLRQAGQLPFASSLCGACRDACPVGIDFPRLLLALRHRAIEGTPDQRPRPAWRERVGMALWAFVMMSERRYRLAATLARWAQKLFVADGRIRRLPLYPFSEWTKDRDLPPLAPQPFRKRWKDLSHRTEK